In Thalassococcus sp. S3, the sequence TGATGGCTCCTCAACCCCGTCGATGGACTTGACGAGGCGGGGCGACACAGACCGGCTTGTTGCCAGCCTCGCCGTCATGACCGCAAGCTGAAGAGGGGAGGCGAGCATGAAGCCCTGTCCGATAGACGCGTTGGCGGTGTCCCCGATCAGCCAATCCTCGCCATGGATCCGTTTCTTCCACGCCCGATCCGGTGCAAGACCGCGGGCAATGGCCGACATCGGCAGCTCATGCCGGATGCCCAGGCCGAACCGTTGCGCCATGGCCGAGATCTTGTCTTGCCCGACCTTCAGCGCGAGATCGTAGTAATAAACGTCACAGCTTTGCTTAAGCGAGTTCTGCAGGTCCACATGCCCATGCCCCGCACGCTTCCAGCAATGGAAGCGGCGCCCGGCCACCTCCAGGAATCCCGGGCACCATACGGTTTCATCCGGGCCGATCAGCCCATCCTCCAACGCGGCCATCGCCGTGATCATCTTGAAGGTAGAGCCGGGCGGGTAGGTGCCCTGAACGGTCTTGTTGGCGAGGGGACGGTACTTGTCTTCGGTCAACGCCCGATAATCCGCAACCGAGATGCCGCGCACGAAGAGATTGGGGTCGAAACTGGGTGATGACGCGATCGCGAGAAGATCGCCGCTATCGCAATCCATGATCACGGCGCTCGCACTCTCATTGCCCAGGCGCGATTGGACGTAGTTCTGAAGATCGGCATCAATGGTCAGCTGCACGTCAGAGCCAGCCTGACCCGGGCGGCGGTCAAGCTCCCGCATGACCCGTCCCGACGCATTGACCTCAACCCGCTTCGTGCCAGCCTTCCCGCGCAGACTGTCTTCTTTCTTGGCTTCCAGCCCCACCTTTCCGATCTGGAACCGCGGGATGCGCAAAAGCTGATCGGGATCTTCAATCTGGCTGAGATCGTAGTCGCTGACCGGCCCGACATAGCCGATGACATGCGCGAAATCCTGGCCGCGGGGGTAGACGCGGGTCAGACCGACTTCGGGGGCAACACCCGGCAGCGCGGGGGCGTTGACCGCAACGGTGCTCACATCCCGCCAGGACACCTGATCTGCAACAGTGACAGGAAGGAAAGGGGGCGAGCGCCGCATCTCGGTCACCGCGCGGTTGAGGTCTTCGTCGTCAAGTTCGACGAGTTGCGACAGGCGCGCGATCACACCGTCAACATCCCCGGCATCCTCGCGGACCACGACGATGCGATAGCTGGGCGTGTTCTGCGCGATGATCTTGCCGTTGCGATCAAAGATGTCTCCGCGCGCCGGCGGTATGAGGCGGATATTGATCCGGTTTTCTTCGGCCAGAAGACGGAACTGATCTGCCTGATCTACCTGAAGATACTGCATGCGAAGACCAAGCGCCCCGATGAACGCGGCCTTGGCCCCGCCCAGAAGGACGGCGCGCCGGGTCAGGACGGAATGGGTTTTCTCCAGCTCACGGGGGTTTCGTCTCATGCTCTGGCTCCCAGCGCATCTTCGGAGTTGGGGGAAAGCTTGCGAACGCCCAGCAGCACATGTGACAACAACACCACCGCCGGGTAAGCGGCGATTGTCATGATCAGCTGGATCAGTGTCAGCCCCAGCGGCGCCTGATCAACGATCAGCGTTGCAAGGATCACCCGGTTCAGGATCACAACAAGGACCATCATCATTCCCGCGGCCACCCATTCACCGACAAAGCTTGCGTCACGCAAACCACCGGTGCGGTTTTTCAGTTGCGCCGCGCCAAACACCACCAGCGCGGCCATCAGACCAGGCGGGCGCATCAGAATGAGATCAGATAACAGCATCACGCCCGCGATACTGAGAGCAGGCACATAATCGGGGCGCCGCATGGCCCAGGCGAAGGTGATGGCAAGAAGCAGGTCCGGCCAGGCCCAAAAAGGGGGAAGCGTGCTGAGCGGCAGAAGCTGGAAGAAAATGATCAGGAGCGCCAGACCCAGATAGGCGGCGCGCATAACCCAGACACGGGAAGAGGACAGATTATCCATCGCCGTCCTCCGGTGTCAGCAGCCGGACCGCTCCCAAAGGTGTGACCAACCCGCCGGGATCCTCGACCGTCTCGGTTCCGTAATGCCGAAGCACTCTGAGAAATTCGAGGCGTTCGAAATCCGCGGACAGGCGCACGCGCAGACGTCCGTTCGGATCGGCAGCGACCTGACCGACAAGCAATCCGGCCGGAAACACGCCGCCATCGCCCGAACTGATGACCCGGTCGCCCGGGCGGACGAGATCACGGTTCTCGAGAAAATCCAGAAGAGGGGCCGCAGTGTTGTCACCAGCCACCAGCGCGGTCTGCCCCGATGGCTGAACCGTGACCGGGATCGCGGAGGACGCGTCGGTCAACAGGATCACACGGGCCGTGTTTTGTCCCACGCCCGAGATACGACCGACAACGCCGATCCCGTCCATGGCGGCCCAACCGTCGACGATGCCGTCCCGCGCGCCGACATTCAAAAGCACCGATTGCCGGAACGGAGAGCCGCTGTCGGCCATCACCACACCGGTGATGAAGGTCAGGCGCGGGTCCAGGCGAACATTGTTGAGATCGAGCAGCCGGGCATTCTCCTGTTCCAGCTGCAGCGCAGCCTCCTTCCAGGCCTGCATCTGCCGCAGCTCACTTCGCAATTCGCGGTTCTGTTCGGCCAGGCGGCGATATGACTGGAAATCCCGGAAGAGATTGATCGTGCCCGTGACAGGCGCCATCGCCCAATCCAGGTTGGGCACGACGGCATCCGTTACCTGCGCGCGAAAACGTTCGACCCGTGGGCTGTCGATGCGCCAGACGATGAAGATGGCGAGAAGGCAAAGGATAATGACCCCCAGCAGCAGACGCCGCAGGGGGGTGGCATAGTCCTCACGCTGTGAACGATCTCTGGCCATCGGCCCCCTTCGTTGCGCGCGGCTGTCGGGCCGTGGCCCGGCCCGCAAAGGGTGCGCGTGTTAGCTGTCGTAGTCAATCGCGTGGCGCAACTGTTTCTCGTATTCCAGCGCCTTGCCGGTACCGAGGGCCACGCAATTGAGGCTTTCATCCGCAATCGATACGGCCAGACCGGTTTGTTCCCGCAGGGCCAAATCCAGATCACCCAGCAGCGCGCCACCTCCGGTCAGCATGACGCCCCGGTCGACGATATCCGCGGCAAGATCCGGCGGGGTGGTTTCAAGTGCTGTCATCACCGCTTCGCAGATCTGCTGGACGGGTTCGGCCAGAGCCTCGGCCACCTGGGCCTGGCTGACCTCGATTTCCTTGGGCACGCCGTTGAGAAGGTCACGTCCCCGGATCTGCATGGAACTGCCGCGCCCGTCATCGGGCATCCGCGCGGTGCCGATGGAGGTCTTGATCCGCTCAGCTGTGCTTTCGCCTACCAGAAGGTTCTGCTGACGGCGCAGATAAGAGATGATCGCCTCGTCCATCCGGTCTCCCCCGACACGAACCGAACGGGCATAGACGATGTCGCCCAGCGACAGCACCGCCACTTCGGTCGTGCCGCCGCCGATATCGACGACCATGTTCCCGGTGGGGTCGGTGATGGGCATGCCGGCGCCGATGGCGGCGGCAATCGGCTCGGCGATCAGCCCGGCACGGCGAGCGCCCGCGCTGAGAACGGATTGGCGGATCGCGCGCTTTTCAACCGGTGTCGCGCCATGGGGGACGCAAACGATGATCTTGGGCTTGGAGAAGGTCGAGCGTTTGTGGACCTTACGGATGAAGTGCTTGATCATCTCTTCGGCGGTGTCGAAATCGGCGATCACCCCCTCGCGCATGGGCCGGATCGCCTCGATAGATCCGGGCGTGCGTCCCAGCATCAGCTTGGCATCTTCGCCAACAGCCAGCACCTTCTTGACCCCGTCCTTGACGTGGTAGGCCACGACCGACGGTTCCGACAGGATCACGCCACGCCCTTTGACGTAGACCAGCGTGTTCGCGGTGCCGAGGTCGATGGCCATGTCTGACGTGAACAGCCCACCGAGATTATCAAGAAACGACATGCGCGGAACCCTGTAGAGACCTGTAAGAAAGCCCGCGAGTCGTTCCGCGGGCCGCATGAGTTATAGGCCCGCTGGAGGGTGGGTGAAAGGGCGTATTATGGTCAAATCAGCACTATTCCGCTGGGTCTTTGGGGGCGTTGGAGCCTCTCAGAGCGGAGGGACGGAACAGGGTTCGTGAAATCGGCATCCTGCGGTCATCTTTAGTAGGGCAGCCCGACGTAGTTTTCCGCCAGAGAGGTCAGCGCAGCTTCTGAACTGAAGAGATAGGCAAGGTCGGATTGCTGGATCCGCTGACCGAATGCGCCCTGCTCGGGGAAGGTGTGAAGCAGGCTGGTCATCCACCATGAAAACCGCTGGGTTTTCCAGTTTCGCGCCAGGGCGGTTTCGGAATAGCGATCCAGCCCGTCCATCTGGCCGGTCTCATAATACCGGGTGAGTGCGTGGTAGAGGTAATGGATATCCGCGCCCGCGCTGTTAAGGCCCTTGGCGCCTGTGGGTGGTACGATATGCGCGGCGTCACCTGCCAGAAAGAGCCGGCCCCAGCGCATCGGCTCGGCCACGAAAGAGCGCAGCGGAGCGATGGATTTCTCGATGGAGGCGCCGGTCACCAGCGCGTCCGCGACCGCGCGGGGAAGGCGGCGTTTCAGCTCGGCCCAGAAACGGTCATCGGACCAATCTTCTACCTTTTCGTCGAGCGCGACCTGAATGTAGTACCGGCTGAGATTGCGGTTGCGCATGGAACAGAGGGCAAAGCCGCGGTCGTGGCGGGCATAGATCAATTCGTCGGAGACGGGCGGCGTGCGGGAGAGAACGCCAAGCCAGCCGAAAGGATAGACCCGTTCGAAAAGACGCATCTTGTCTGCGGGGATGGATTTGCGGCTGACGCCGTGAAACCCATCGCAGCCAATCACGAAATCACAGCCGATCCGGTGCGTGTCGTCGCCGATCCGGTAGGTCAGCGAAGGCGCGTCGGATTGCAGATCATGCGGGGTCACGTCAGCGGCATTGTGGATCACCGTCCCGCCCATCGCATCGCGCGCGGCGTAGAGATCCCGGGTCACCTCGGTCTGGCCGTAAACGATCACATTGGTTCCGCTGTGTTTTTTCAGATCGACATGTAAGAGCGCGTCATCTTGGGCCAGGTAGAACCCGGTATGCGCCTCGCCCTCTTGCTCCATCCGGTCACCCACGCCCGCCTCGTGCAGAAGGCGCGCAAATCCCCGCTCAAGAACGCCTGCGCGGATGCGAGAGAGTACGTAATCCCGGCTTTGACGTTCGAGCACGATGGTGTCGATGCCCTTGCGATGCAGAAGCTGCGAAAGCAGGAGCCCTGACGGGCCGCCGCCGATAATGCCGACCTGAGTTTTCATATCCGCCCTCCCTGCCGGATTTCGACCGGCCTGGGTAAAGCTCTATCCGCTAAAGAGGTTTTGGCAAGAGGGCGCGTGATCCGATTGAGGCGCGGATGCGCCACACGATTTTGGAGATATTTGAGACGTGACACGCCTGTCGGGCCGCGCGCGGGCGGAGAGGGCGGGATTTCCGTATTTTTATCGAGAAGAAGACCCCCGGCTGTGCGATCTCTGTCAGGATCCCGCAGAAGGGAAGGTGTTATCCGTCCTCGGACAGCGCGCCGTTTTCCCAGTTGCCGGTCACTTCCTGACCCGTGGCATAGCGCATGGTGCCTTCGCCCTGGCGTTTTCCGTCCTGGAAGGTGCCTTCGTAGACATCGCCGTTGGCGTAGGTTGCGATCCCCTGGCCATTGATCTCACCGGAGCGCCATT encodes:
- the mrdA gene encoding penicillin-binding protein 2, whose protein sequence is MRRNPRELEKTHSVLTRRAVLLGGAKAAFIGALGLRMQYLQVDQADQFRLLAEENRINIRLIPPARGDIFDRNGKIIAQNTPSYRIVVVREDAGDVDGVIARLSQLVELDDEDLNRAVTEMRRSPPFLPVTVADQVSWRDVSTVAVNAPALPGVAPEVGLTRVYPRGQDFAHVIGYVGPVSDYDLSQIEDPDQLLRIPRFQIGKVGLEAKKEDSLRGKAGTKRVEVNASGRVMRELDRRPGQAGSDVQLTIDADLQNYVQSRLGNESASAVIMDCDSGDLLAIASSPSFDPNLFVRGISVADYRALTEDKYRPLANKTVQGTYPPGSTFKMITAMAALEDGLIGPDETVWCPGFLEVAGRRFHCWKRAGHGHVDLQNSLKQSCDVYYYDLALKVGQDKISAMAQRFGLGIRHELPMSAIARGLAPDRAWKKRIHGEDWLIGDTANASIGQGFMLASPLQLAVMTARLATSRSVSPRLVKSIDGVEEPSGAGEPLGMNENNLRKMRRAMYAVSNDRRGTAYSSRIIEDAFRMAGKTGTSQVRNITAAERRAGVIRNEDLPWERRDHALFVNFAPYENPKYAVSVVVEHGGGGSKAAAPIARDITLQALYGGTPPLAAYPTKDRGRIQAQQERLQREQQARETARDRA
- a CDS encoding rod shape-determining protein MreD translates to MDNLSSSRVWVMRAAYLGLALLIIFFQLLPLSTLPPFWAWPDLLLAITFAWAMRRPDYVPALSIAGVMLLSDLILMRPPGLMAALVVFGAAQLKNRTGGLRDASFVGEWVAAGMMMVLVVILNRVILATLIVDQAPLGLTLIQLIMTIAAYPAVVLLSHVLLGVRKLSPNSEDALGARA
- the mreC gene encoding rod shape-determining protein MreC codes for the protein MARDRSQREDYATPLRRLLLGVIILCLLAIFIVWRIDSPRVERFRAQVTDAVVPNLDWAMAPVTGTINLFRDFQSYRRLAEQNRELRSELRQMQAWKEAALQLEQENARLLDLNNVRLDPRLTFITGVVMADSGSPFRQSVLLNVGARDGIVDGWAAMDGIGVVGRISGVGQNTARVILLTDASSAIPVTVQPSGQTALVAGDNTAAPLLDFLENRDLVRPGDRVISSGDGGVFPAGLLVGQVAADPNGRLRVRLSADFERLEFLRVLRHYGTETVEDPGGLVTPLGAVRLLTPEDGDG
- a CDS encoding rod shape-determining protein, encoding MSFLDNLGGLFTSDMAIDLGTANTLVYVKGRGVILSEPSVVAYHVKDGVKKVLAVGEDAKLMLGRTPGSIEAIRPMREGVIADFDTAEEMIKHFIRKVHKRSTFSKPKIIVCVPHGATPVEKRAIRQSVLSAGARRAGLIAEPIAAAIGAGMPITDPTGNMVVDIGGGTTEVAVLSLGDIVYARSVRVGGDRMDEAIISYLRRQQNLLVGESTAERIKTSIGTARMPDDGRGSSMQIRGRDLLNGVPKEIEVSQAQVAEALAEPVQQICEAVMTALETTPPDLAADIVDRGVMLTGGGALLGDLDLALREQTGLAVSIADESLNCVALGTGKALEYEKQLRHAIDYDS
- the pobA gene encoding 4-hydroxybenzoate 3-monooxygenase, with the protein product MKTQVGIIGGGPSGLLLSQLLHRKGIDTIVLERQSRDYVLSRIRAGVLERGFARLLHEAGVGDRMEQEGEAHTGFYLAQDDALLHVDLKKHSGTNVIVYGQTEVTRDLYAARDAMGGTVIHNAADVTPHDLQSDAPSLTYRIGDDTHRIGCDFVIGCDGFHGVSRKSIPADKMRLFERVYPFGWLGVLSRTPPVSDELIYARHDRGFALCSMRNRNLSRYYIQVALDEKVEDWSDDRFWAELKRRLPRAVADALVTGASIEKSIAPLRSFVAEPMRWGRLFLAGDAAHIVPPTGAKGLNSAGADIHYLYHALTRYYETGQMDGLDRYSETALARNWKTQRFSWWMTSLLHTFPEQGAFGQRIQQSDLAYLFSSEAALTSLAENYVGLPY